In a single window of the Pocillopora verrucosa isolate sample1 chromosome 4, ASM3666991v2, whole genome shotgun sequence genome:
- the LOC131780615 gene encoding uncharacterized protein codes for MISSIQTFLRLKCKRNVTLIDKTGCKFRSLNSALNFQMKEKAGQGIGLVVNKANLITEEQENYLWENGFLGSDNAELLCHTLVWVFGIQFALRAGQEHRNLRFKNSQLSLQSDESGNEFLQYMEDISKTNNGGLSHLRIKRKVVRAYKNLTNVERCPVELYKKYVSHVPKEISDNAFYLRAFPKPKGDVWYYNKAMGRETLGNVVKNIMRRAGFEGHFTNHSLRRSCATRLYEGGVPEQVIVETTGHRSCDGVREYKCTSSTLKRKASEILQGATPKRAEIDVKEKNEKLFNNDVEQKYDGQREETGLQGLSEKVLDEDQSEDYNQSVVISTHSTKIVISYK; via the coding sequence ATGATAAGTAGTATTCAAACGTTTTTACGTTTGAAATGTAAGAGAAATGTAACTTTGATTGACAAAACAGGTTGTAAATTTAGAAGTTTGAATTCAGCTTTGAATTtccaaatgaaagaaaaagctgGGCAAGGAATAGGCTTAGTTGTCAACAAGGCTAATCTTATTACGGAGGAACAAGAAAACTATTTGTGGGAAAACGGGTTTTTAGGGAGCGACAACGCAGAGCTGCTTTGCCACACTTTGGTCTGGGTTTTTGGCATTCAGTTTGCTCTAAGGGCTGGGCAGGAACACAGGAATTTGAGATTTAAAAACTCACAGTTATCGCTACAAAGTGACGAATCGGGTAATGAATTCTTACAGTATATGGAGGATATCAGTAAAACTAATAATGGCGGTTTGAGCCATTTGCGTATCAAAAGGAAAGTTGTTCGGGCATATAAGAACTTAACCAATGTAGAGCGTTGCCCAGTTGAGCTGTATAAGAAATACGTATCTCACGTGCCGAAAGAAATCAGTGACAACGCATTCTATTTGCGGGCTTTTCCAAAGCCAAAAGGGGACGTATGGTATTATAATAAAGCTATGGGGAGGGAAACGTTAGGGAACGTAGTTAAGAATATTATGCGAAGAGCAGGTTTTGAGGGGCACTTTACAAATCATTCCCTTCGACGAAGTTGCGCCACACGATTGTACGAAGGTGGTGTGCCAGAACAAGTTATTGTAGAAACCACTGGTCACCGATCATGTGATGGGGTTAGGGAGTATAAGTGTACCTCATCAACACTTAAAAGGAAAGCAAGTGAAATCTTGCAGGGAGCGACTCCTAAGAGGGCAGAAATAGacgtcaaggaaaaaaatgagaaactGTTTAACAATGATGTTGAGCAAAAATATGATGGACAAAGGGAAGAAACAGGGTTACAGGGGTTAAGCGAAAAGGTTTTAGACGAAGACCAGAGCGAAGATTATAATCAGTCAGTTGTAATTAGTACTCACAGTacgaaaattgttatttcttacaaGTGA